The following are from one region of the Acidimicrobiia bacterium genome:
- a CDS encoding aminotransferase class I/II-fold pyridoxal phosphate-dependent enzyme: protein MPSAESRIVAAVVEATPDGIAKAIGVCVSSGALAAGTRLPTVRDLAGALAVSPSTVGEAWQILRRHKVIETDGRRGSFIRDRTGGPTTRYWQVPVRGDAISYDLSSGIPDASLLPNPHDILAELDSTPSVSSYVEAPVAEELEGELLRIWPFAPARMTVLNGAMDAMDRILGVTAQVGDLIGVSDPGFPPIFDMIETAGAVPYPIDLDGEGLLPDSVAGAVDAGIGILFVQPRGHNPTGASMTPRRRDELLPILERSGVLVIEDDHSGMVAGAPLVSFGDALPDRVLHIHSFSKSHGPDLRLAAVGGPAEPIIAVERRRSLGPSWSSRLLQRILAAMLASEEVNRSIEHAASEYAQRRATFVEDLAAHGIEVDDGDGLNAWVPVDDEAFAVPMLAAHGIGVARGKPFQLRGEQGRHVRVTTSTYTEQAREIIGHIAQAARGRMWPEPTDNGGIR from the coding sequence ATGCCGTCCGCAGAGAGTCGCATCGTCGCCGCGGTTGTCGAAGCAACACCCGACGGAATCGCAAAGGCGATCGGTGTGTGCGTGTCGTCGGGTGCGCTCGCTGCCGGGACCCGGCTTCCGACGGTGCGCGACCTCGCCGGTGCGCTCGCGGTGAGCCCATCGACCGTTGGCGAAGCGTGGCAGATCCTCCGAAGACACAAGGTCATCGAGACCGATGGCCGGCGCGGCTCGTTCATACGCGACCGTACCGGTGGACCAACGACGCGGTATTGGCAGGTGCCCGTGAGGGGCGACGCGATCAGCTACGACCTGTCAAGCGGGATTCCGGATGCGTCCCTGCTCCCGAACCCCCACGACATCCTCGCCGAGCTCGACAGCACGCCGTCGGTGTCGTCCTATGTCGAGGCGCCGGTCGCCGAGGAACTCGAAGGAGAGCTTCTCCGCATCTGGCCCTTCGCCCCGGCACGAATGACGGTGCTCAATGGGGCCATGGATGCCATGGACCGCATCCTCGGGGTGACCGCACAGGTGGGGGACCTCATCGGTGTGAGCGACCCCGGCTTTCCGCCGATCTTCGACATGATCGAAACGGCTGGCGCCGTGCCGTACCCGATCGATCTCGACGGTGAGGGGCTCCTTCCCGACTCGGTCGCCGGGGCGGTCGACGCCGGCATCGGCATTTTGTTCGTCCAACCTCGCGGTCACAACCCGACAGGCGCGAGCATGACACCTCGACGCCGAGACGAGCTCCTCCCCATCCTCGAGCGATCGGGAGTCCTCGTGATCGAAGACGACCATTCCGGCATGGTGGCCGGGGCTCCGCTTGTGAGCTTCGGAGATGCCCTTCCGGATCGTGTGCTGCACATCCACAGCTTCTCGAAGTCCCATGGGCCCGACCTTCGGCTCGCTGCGGTCGGTGGACCGGCCGAACCGATCATCGCCGTCGAACGCAGGCGAAGTCTCGGCCCGTCGTGGTCGTCCCGACTATTGCAACGCATCCTCGCGGCGATGCTGGCCTCCGAAGAGGTCAACCGCTCGATCGAACACGCCGCCTCTGAGTATGCGCAGCGCCGCGCCACCTTCGTCGAGGATCTTGCCGCCCATGGAATCGAGGTCGACGACGGAGACGGACTCAACGCGTGGGTGCCTGTGGACGACGAGGCCTTCGCGGTGCCGATGCTCGCGGCACACGGCATCGGAGTCGCACGGGGCAAGCCATTCCAACTGCGCGGCGAGCAGGGCCGACATGTGCGGGTCACCACGAGTACCTACACGGAACAAGCGAGGGAGATCATCGGCCATATCGCGCAAGCAGCACGCGGAAGAATGTGGCCGGAACCCACCGACAACGGAGGAATCCGATGA
- a CDS encoding nitrilase-related carbon-nitrogen hydrolase, with the protein MSRVVRAAILQTEWTGDKESMIELHEEYARKAAADGAKVICFQELFYGPYFCQVQDIEYYGYAEAIPDGPTTQRFQKIAAELGLVMVLPMYEREMAGFLYNTAAVIDADGTYLGKYRKHHIPHVGGFWEKFYFRPGNSDFPVFDTAVGKVGVYICYDRHFPEGWRALGLNGAEIVFNPSATSRGLSSYLWQLEQPASAVANMYFVGAINRVGVEDLGDNDFYGTSYFVDPRGQFVGDVASDKDAELVVRDLDLDKIEEVRNTWAFYRDRRPDAYDPLVQA; encoded by the coding sequence ATGAGTCGTGTCGTACGCGCAGCCATCCTCCAAACCGAGTGGACCGGCGACAAGGAATCGATGATCGAACTCCACGAGGAGTACGCAAGGAAGGCAGCAGCCGACGGCGCCAAGGTGATTTGCTTCCAGGAGCTGTTCTACGGCCCGTATTTCTGCCAGGTGCAGGACATCGAGTACTACGGGTACGCCGAGGCGATCCCGGACGGACCCACCACGCAACGATTCCAGAAGATCGCCGCCGAGCTCGGCCTTGTCATGGTGCTCCCAATGTATGAACGGGAGATGGCGGGCTTCTTGTATAACACGGCGGCGGTCATCGATGCAGACGGCACCTATCTCGGCAAGTACCGCAAGCATCACATCCCCCATGTCGGTGGCTTCTGGGAGAAGTTCTACTTCCGTCCGGGCAACAGCGACTTTCCCGTGTTCGACACGGCCGTCGGGAAGGTCGGCGTCTACATCTGCTACGACCGCCACTTCCCTGAAGGATGGCGGGCCCTCGGCCTCAACGGGGCCGAGATCGTCTTCAATCCGTCAGCGACGAGCCGGGGCCTCTCGTCGTATCTGTGGCAACTCGAGCAGCCCGCATCGGCGGTAGCAAACATGTACTTCGTCGGGGCGATCAACCGAGTCGGTGTCGAGGACCTCGGTGACAACGACTTCTACGGCACCTCGTACTTCGTCGATCCGCGCGGCCAGTTCGTCGGCGATGTCGCAAGCGACAAGGACGCAGAGCTCGTGGTGCGCGACCTCGATCTCGACAAGATCGAGGAGGTTCGCAACACATGGGCCTTCTACCGCGACCGGCGTCCCGACGCATACGATCCACTGGTTCAGGCCTGA
- a CDS encoding aspartate aminotransferase family protein has product MGVHAELTERTRAVMPSWLALYYDEPIAIDRGDGRTVWDLEGNEYLDFFGGILTTMTAYALPEVTAAINEQAAKVLHTSTLYLNRPMVELAEMVAELSGIPDARVFFTPSGTEANDAAMLLATSFRRSNQVLALRNSYHGRSFTAVALTSHRSWSPTSYSGLQVHYVQGPYKARSPYAHLDDDAFTAAAASDLQQVIDMMTSGDVAAMIAEPIQGVGGFATPPDGFFARFKEILDEYGILFVADEVQTGWGRTGEYFWGYQAHDITPDIMTFAKGIGNGLSIGGVVARADIMNCIGANSISTFGGNPLVCAGALANLRYLLEHDLQGNSLKQGTRLYERLYPISQDTPWIFELRGKGLMLAIETAHPGSGDPDAGRASRLLEECRQRGLLVGKGGLYGNVLRIAPPLSVTQHEIDTAADIIASAVSAID; this is encoded by the coding sequence ATGGGTGTCCACGCCGAACTCACCGAACGCACGAGGGCGGTGATGCCGTCGTGGCTCGCTTTGTACTACGACGAGCCGATTGCGATCGATCGCGGCGATGGCCGGACCGTGTGGGACCTCGAAGGGAACGAGTACCTCGACTTCTTCGGCGGCATCCTCACCACGATGACGGCCTACGCACTCCCCGAGGTGACCGCTGCGATCAACGAGCAGGCGGCCAAGGTCCTCCACACCTCGACGCTGTACCTCAACCGACCGATGGTCGAGCTCGCAGAAATGGTCGCGGAGCTGTCAGGGATCCCCGATGCTCGTGTCTTTTTCACCCCATCAGGAACCGAGGCGAACGATGCAGCCATGTTGCTTGCGACCTCGTTCCGGCGATCGAATCAGGTGCTTGCCCTTCGCAACAGCTACCACGGGCGGAGCTTCACGGCCGTGGCACTCACCAGCCACCGTTCGTGGTCGCCAACGAGCTACTCGGGGCTCCAGGTCCATTATGTCCAAGGGCCGTACAAGGCGCGGAGCCCGTATGCCCACCTCGACGACGACGCATTCACCGCTGCGGCAGCGAGCGACCTCCAGCAGGTCATCGACATGATGACATCGGGGGATGTCGCCGCCATGATCGCAGAGCCGATCCAAGGCGTCGGCGGCTTCGCAACCCCTCCCGACGGGTTCTTCGCCCGCTTCAAGGAGATCCTCGACGAGTACGGCATCCTGTTCGTCGCCGATGAGGTCCAAACCGGGTGGGGACGCACCGGCGAGTACTTCTGGGGCTACCAGGCCCACGACATCACGCCGGACATCATGACCTTCGCCAAAGGGATCGGGAACGGGCTGTCGATCGGCGGGGTTGTCGCTCGAGCCGACATCATGAACTGCATCGGTGCAAACTCCATCTCGACCTTCGGCGGCAACCCTCTGGTGTGTGCCGGCGCACTTGCCAACCTGCGGTATCTCCTCGAGCATGATCTCCAGGGAAACAGCCTCAAGCAGGGAACCCGCCTGTACGAACGGTTGTATCCGATCTCGCAAGACACACCGTGGATCTTCGAGCTTCGGGGCAAAGGCTTGATGCTCGCGATCGAAACCGCCCACCCCGGTTCGGGGGACCCGGACGCCGGGCGCGCGAGCCGCCTCCTCGAGGAATGCAGACAGCGAGGGCTCCTGGTTGGGAAAGGGGGCTTGTACGGGAATGTGCTGCGCATCGCCCCACCCCTGTCGGTGACCCAACACGAAATCGATACGGCCGCCGACATCATCGCCTCGGCCGTGTCAGCGATCGACTGA
- the hydA gene encoding dihydropyrimidinase, with amino-acid sequence MGMKTIISGGTVITAVDIMAADVLIVDETVAALASPGSHDWADDAATVIDATGKYVIPGGIDPHTHMELPFGGTAASDTFETGTRAAAWGGTTTIIDFAVQTKGESLVGGFDNWMERASGNCAIDYGFHMIAGDINETSLKEMEVLIDRGCTSFKLFMAYPGVFYSDDGDILRAMQKAADTGTLIMMHAENGMAIDVLREQALQRGETDPKYHGLTRPPITESEATHRAIKLAELTGAHLYVVHMSAKEAVAEVAKARDEGLPIFGETCPQYLFLTHEEHLSAPGFEGAKYVCSTPIRKQSEGHQDALWRYLATNDLQVISTDHCPFCMDDHPVLGTQKKLGLGDFTAIPNGLPGVEDRYQLIYHGGVVGGRINLNRWIELCATAPAKLFGLFPKKGTIAVGSDADIVVFDPGVSWTKSVDQHHMDVDYSAYEGMEVEGRVETVLLRGKVIIDNNSYVGVKGDGQYLPRDKMSIHH; translated from the coding sequence ATCGGCATGAAGACCATCATCTCGGGAGGAACCGTCATCACCGCCGTGGACATCATGGCCGCGGATGTGCTCATCGTCGATGAGACCGTCGCTGCGCTCGCCTCGCCCGGTTCGCACGATTGGGCCGATGATGCCGCCACCGTGATCGACGCCACCGGGAAGTATGTCATCCCGGGTGGCATCGATCCGCACACGCACATGGAACTCCCTTTCGGCGGAACGGCCGCATCGGACACCTTCGAGACCGGGACCAGAGCCGCGGCGTGGGGTGGTACCACGACGATCATCGACTTCGCTGTCCAGACCAAGGGTGAGAGCCTTGTCGGCGGGTTCGACAACTGGATGGAGCGCGCAAGCGGCAACTGTGCCATCGACTACGGCTTCCACATGATCGCGGGTGACATCAACGAGACATCCCTCAAGGAGATGGAGGTCCTGATCGACCGGGGCTGCACCTCCTTCAAGCTGTTCATGGCCTATCCGGGGGTGTTCTACTCCGACGACGGCGACATCTTGCGTGCCATGCAAAAGGCAGCCGACACCGGGACCTTGATCATGATGCATGCCGAAAACGGGATGGCGATCGATGTCCTTCGCGAACAGGCGCTCCAGCGCGGCGAGACCGACCCGAAGTACCACGGGTTGACGCGTCCACCGATCACCGAAAGCGAGGCGACGCATCGCGCCATCAAGCTTGCCGAACTGACAGGGGCGCATCTGTATGTGGTGCACATGTCGGCCAAAGAAGCCGTTGCCGAGGTCGCGAAGGCCCGGGACGAAGGCCTCCCCATCTTCGGTGAGACCTGTCCACAGTACTTGTTCCTCACCCACGAGGAGCACCTGAGTGCACCCGGGTTCGAAGGCGCCAAGTATGTCTGCTCGACCCCGATCCGGAAACAATCGGAGGGCCATCAAGATGCCCTGTGGCGGTACCTCGCAACCAACGACCTCCAGGTCATCTCGACCGACCACTGTCCGTTCTGCATGGACGACCATCCCGTCCTCGGGACGCAGAAGAAGCTCGGGCTCGGCGACTTCACGGCGATTCCGAACGGGCTCCCTGGTGTCGAGGACCGCTACCAGCTGATCTACCACGGTGGTGTGGTCGGAGGCAGGATCAACCTCAACCGATGGATCGAGCTGTGCGCCACCGCACCCGCCAAGCTGTTCGGCCTTTTCCCGAAGAAGGGCACCATTGCGGTTGGCTCCGATGCCGACATCGTGGTGTTCGATCCCGGTGTCTCGTGGACCAAGTCGGTTGATCAGCACCACATGGATGTCGATTACTCCGCCTACGAAGGCATGGAGGTCGAAGGACGCGTCGAGACGGTGCTGCTGCGTGGCAAGGTGATCATCGACAACAACTCGTATGTCGGAGTCAAAGGCGACGGTCAGTATCTCCCACGCGACAAAATGTCCATTCACCACTAG
- a CDS encoding CoA-acylating methylmalonate-semialdehyde dehydrogenase: protein MKQINHIIGGAEFVSTSGRTSTVYNPATGEAAATVGLASVDEVDHAVAVAKAAFESWARTSVAKRTAIMYRFRDLVDHHANDFAALLTAEHGKVLSDSLGELQRGLENIEYACGLSEHLKGGFSQQASTDIDVYSVRQPLGVVAGITPFNFPAMVPMWMYPNAIAAGNSFILKPSEKDPSVNLLAADLLAEAGLPDGVFNIVQGDKIAVDRLLEHPDIQAVSFVGSTPIARYVYTTGTNNGKRVQALGGAKNHMIVLPDADVGVAADAAISAGYGSAGERCMAISIVVAVGAVADPLIEAIAERIPGIVVGDGIREDTDMGPLITAEHRDRVASFVKNAPDEGATVVVDGTEPRFDTGGFFLAPSLLDHVTPGMACYDEEIFGPVLGVVRVDSYEKAVKLVNDNPYGNGTAIFTRDGGAARRFQIDVDAGMVGINVPVPVPVAYYSFGGWGDSLFGDSHAYGPEGFHFYTRAKVVTSRWPDPSTSSIDLGFPQNL, encoded by the coding sequence ATGAAGCAGATCAACCACATCATCGGGGGCGCCGAGTTCGTCTCGACTTCGGGTCGGACGAGCACCGTCTACAACCCAGCGACAGGCGAAGCCGCCGCCACGGTCGGCCTCGCCTCGGTGGACGAGGTCGATCACGCCGTGGCCGTTGCCAAGGCGGCGTTCGAATCGTGGGCAAGGACTTCGGTCGCCAAACGAACCGCGATCATGTACCGCTTTCGGGACCTCGTTGACCACCACGCGAACGACTTCGCCGCCCTGCTCACGGCCGAGCACGGCAAAGTGCTGTCGGACTCCCTCGGCGAGTTGCAGCGCGGCCTTGAGAACATCGAATACGCATGCGGCTTGTCCGAACACCTCAAAGGCGGGTTCTCCCAGCAGGCGTCAACGGACATCGATGTCTATTCGGTGCGCCAGCCCCTTGGTGTGGTTGCCGGCATCACGCCGTTCAACTTCCCCGCGATGGTGCCGATGTGGATGTACCCCAATGCCATTGCGGCAGGCAACTCGTTCATTCTGAAGCCTTCAGAGAAGGACCCGAGCGTGAATCTCCTCGCGGCCGACCTCCTCGCCGAAGCTGGCCTTCCGGACGGTGTGTTCAACATCGTGCAAGGCGACAAGATCGCGGTGGATCGGCTCCTCGAACACCCCGACATCCAGGCAGTCTCGTTCGTCGGTTCGACACCGATTGCCCGATATGTCTACACCACCGGGACCAACAACGGAAAGCGGGTCCAGGCACTTGGCGGGGCAAAGAACCACATGATCGTCCTCCCCGACGCAGATGTCGGTGTTGCGGCGGACGCAGCGATCAGCGCAGGCTACGGGTCTGCTGGAGAACGCTGCATGGCGATCTCGATCGTGGTTGCGGTCGGGGCGGTCGCCGATCCGTTGATCGAAGCCATTGCCGAGCGAATCCCCGGCATTGTGGTCGGTGACGGCATCCGAGAGGACACCGACATGGGTCCGCTGATCACCGCCGAGCATCGCGACCGTGTCGCGTCGTTCGTCAAGAACGCACCGGACGAAGGAGCAACGGTGGTTGTTGACGGCACCGAGCCTCGTTTCGACACGGGTGGGTTCTTTCTCGCTCCCTCTCTCCTTGACCATGTGACGCCCGGTATGGCGTGCTATGACGAGGAGATCTTCGGTCCTGTGCTCGGCGTTGTCCGGGTCGACTCATACGAAAAGGCAGTCAAGCTCGTCAACGACAATCCCTACGGCAACGGGACGGCAATCTTCACGAGGGACGGTGGTGCGGCCCGGCGCTTCCAAATCGATGTCGATGCAGGGATGGTCGGCATCAATGTGCCGGTTCCGGTCCCGGTCGCGTACTACAGCTTCGGGGGATGGGGGGACTCGCTGTTCGGGGACTCCCATGCGTACGGACCGGAGGGCTTCCACTTCTATACGAGGGCCAAGGTCGTGACATCGCGTTGGCCCGATCCCTCGACGAGTTCCATCGACCTCGGCTTCCCGCAGAACCTCTGA
- a CDS encoding ABC transporter permease subunit, whose protein sequence is MTTRDDTARAVARFERKAAVRRGIRRVVVFVAFVAVLALVYTGYKAFGQAVDDAQTDWWLVGRVLPRSDDLTMPPIQDIIAEIGVPPQRNSDKPLGAFIAEASLFTFREAAFGFVSGVILGLALAIVMLRSRWIERGISPYLVASQTVPLVAIAPIIVIWGSKSMGWLPFEWQPWMSVSIIATYLTFFPVAMNGIRGLHSADPAALELMHSYAATRRQTLIKLQLPAALPYLFAAFKLAATAAIVGAIVGEISGGVKGGLGRLILDYASRYTTGPPRLYATVLGAAVLGIVAVGIVTITEFFVMARRQEGSAIQ, encoded by the coding sequence ATGACGACGCGCGACGACACAGCACGGGCCGTCGCTCGCTTCGAACGAAAGGCGGCGGTCCGGCGCGGTATCCGCAGGGTCGTGGTGTTCGTTGCCTTCGTTGCCGTCCTCGCGCTCGTGTACACCGGGTACAAGGCATTCGGGCAGGCCGTCGACGACGCGCAGACGGACTGGTGGCTCGTCGGGCGAGTCCTCCCGCGCTCGGATGACCTCACGATGCCGCCCATCCAAGACATCATCGCCGAGATCGGTGTACCGCCGCAGCGCAACTCGGACAAGCCCCTCGGTGCCTTCATCGCCGAAGCGTCCCTGTTCACTTTCCGCGAGGCGGCATTCGGTTTCGTGTCGGGGGTGATCCTCGGGCTTGCCCTCGCCATCGTGATGTTGCGATCCCGCTGGATCGAGCGCGGAATCTCACCGTATCTCGTTGCGAGCCAGACGGTCCCACTCGTTGCCATCGCGCCCATCATCGTGATCTGGGGTTCCAAGTCGATGGGTTGGCTCCCCTTCGAATGGCAACCTTGGATGTCCGTGTCGATCATTGCCACCTACCTCACCTTCTTTCCCGTTGCGATGAACGGGATCAGGGGGCTGCACTCGGCGGATCCGGCAGCACTGGAGCTGATGCACTCGTACGCAGCGACACGACGCCAGACGCTTATCAAGCTTCAGCTCCCTGCGGCGCTGCCATATCTGTTTGCCGCGTTCAAGCTTGCGGCGACCGCAGCGATCGTCGGCGCCATCGTCGGGGAGATCTCCGGGGGCGTCAAGGGCGGCCTCGGGAGACTGATCCTCGACTACGCAAGCCGGTACACGACCGGTCCTCCGAGGCTGTATGCAACGGTGCTCGGCGCAGCGGTCCTCGGCATCGTTGCGGTCGGCATCGTGACGATCACCGAGTTCTTCGTGATGGCACGCCGCCAGGAAGGTTCGGCGATCCAATGA
- a CDS encoding ABC transporter ATP-binding protein gives MSRDLDRGVHHVVEIDGVSKVFNRGKPNEVHALDSIDLHIADGSFVSLIGPSGCGKSTLLRLMGALTHPTGGRIEVNGKSPDRARIDRDYGMAFQTSGLFEWRTVTQNIELPLQLMGWSKQERKDRAAEMLALVKLPEFGNHYPRELSGGMQQRVAIARALSFRPQLLLMDEPFGALDEMTREHMQAEVLEIWEKTGRTIVFVTHSIPEAVFLSSRVIVMSPRPGRIAADIAIDLGKRTLETRESQGFFESITEVREALRFEEGGS, from the coding sequence ATGAGTCGCGACCTCGACCGGGGTGTGCACCATGTCGTGGAGATCGACGGCGTGTCAAAGGTCTTCAACCGGGGCAAGCCCAACGAGGTACATGCCCTCGACAGCATCGACCTGCACATCGCGGACGGTTCGTTCGTTTCGCTCATCGGTCCATCAGGATGCGGCAAGTCAACCCTTTTGAGACTCATGGGGGCGCTGACGCACCCGACGGGGGGACGGATCGAAGTCAACGGGAAGTCACCGGACCGGGCGCGTATCGACCGTGACTACGGAATGGCCTTCCAGACATCAGGCCTGTTCGAATGGCGCACGGTCACCCAGAACATCGAACTGCCACTCCAGCTGATGGGCTGGAGCAAGCAGGAACGCAAGGATCGTGCCGCCGAGATGCTCGCCCTCGTGAAACTTCCCGAGTTCGGCAATCACTACCCGCGGGAGCTCTCGGGGGGTATGCAGCAGCGGGTCGCCATCGCGAGGGCGTTGTCGTTCCGACCACAGCTCCTGCTCATGGACGAGCCGTTCGGCGCGCTCGACGAGATGACCCGCGAGCACATGCAGGCCGAAGTTCTCGAGATCTGGGAGAAGACGGGGAGGACCATTGTCTTCGTCACCCATTCGATTCCCGAAGCGGTCTTCCTCTCGAGCCGAGTGATAGTGATGTCCCCAAGGCCGGGACGGATCGCTGCGGACATCGCCATCGACCTCGGGAAACGCACCCTTGAGACCCGCGAATCGCAGGGGTTCTTCGAATCGATCACTGAGGTGCGTGAAGCCCTCCGGTTCGAGGAGGGAGGATCATGA